In Mustela erminea isolate mMusErm1 chromosome 20, mMusErm1.Pri, whole genome shotgun sequence, the sequence agatacctacatccatccatctatctatctatctatctatctatctatatatctcaagagaaaaaaacaaattcaaacatGGGCAAAGTATTTGAAccagtatttatccaaagaagatacacaaatggccaagcACATCAAAAGTTGTATCATTAATCAGAGCAGTACAAATCACAACTGTTAAGActccacctcacacccattagggtGGCTTCTATCAACAAACCGGAAAGCACATTTAGCAAGGTTGCGGAGAAATCGGAAACTTTGTGCCCTGtaataggaatgcaaaatggtaacagccactgtggaaaatagtatgatgaagtttcctcaaaacattaaaaacagagggacgccggggtggctcagctgcttaaaacatctgccttcagctcaggttaggatcccagggtcctcggatggagtcccgtgtcgggctccctgctcattggggcgtctgcttctccctcggcctaccactctccctgcttgtacgtGCACTCTCtccaatcaataaaatcttaaaaaaaaaaaaccattaaaaacagaactacaatatgatccagcaattccacttctgagtatatatccaaaagaatggaaagcaggatctcaaagacGTATTTGTGCctacatgttcatagcagcattagtcCCAACAGCTAAAACATgtaaacaacccaagtgtccactgatgggtggattaaaaaaaaatgtggcccaTACACAGAGAATAGTATTCAGCcctaaaaaataattcagtatgctacagcatggatgaaacttgaggtcACTATGCTCAGTGAAGTAAGCCTACCGCAAAAAGACAAATTCCATGATGCCACTTCTGTGAAGTACTTAGACAAAGTCACAAAGACAGAGAAGTAAGATGGTAGTAGCCgcagatggggggaggggagaatgggagaATGGGGAGTGAAAGGGGCCTCGtttcatgtttaaaaatgaagagaattggggcacccgggtggctcagtcagtaagcgtctgccttcggcttggcttatgatcctggggtcctgggatcgagtcccgcattgggctctctgctcagcggaaagcctgcttctccctctcccgctccctctgcttgtgttccctttctggctgtctctctctctcgctctctctctctctctctctgtcaaataaataaataaataaatgaaaagagtcATGAGGGTGAatggtagtgatggttgcataacgatgtgaatttaataacattttactaTTCActcaaaaatgattaagatggtgattgttttaagtgtatttttaccacaataagaagaaaaaaatgaagttcaggTGGATCAAATACCTGTTAAgcacaaaaatgtattaaaggaTTAAGAGAACCACAAAAATTTTGCTTGGCAATATGCCAGTAAGgcaaaattaagataaatatttgtaattcctAATTACAAAACAAATTCCCTCAATGCTAGAGctcttaaataagaaaaataggcagaagaccaTACACATGGCCCTTTAACAGATTATAAGACATTCAAccttaataaatgaaatttaaacaacAAGGAAACAccacttttcttccatttaaacAACAAGGAAACACCacttttcttccattcatttcttccattccCCCCCAAATTCCCCCAGAAAGTTTACTGGCACAGGTGGGAGCAACCGGGTGTCCTCCCATATTAGtgagggctgggagctgggggctcAGTAACCTGGAAGACGGTCATAGCAAAATAGGATCTTTTAACTTGACTTATATATGGATATGTATaccatatgtatgtgtgtgatatgtgaaacacacacacacatcagcgTGCCAAACAGAGGGCAGTCTGTCGTGGGATTTCAGGAGGAGCTCAAACAGAACTGGATTGTAGAACTGACACCAGCAGCCACTTTCTTTCGTCAGCGATATCCACTGATTAAAGGTACGTGTGGAGTTTCTATCCACAGATGTGATACCATCGCACTATCATAAAGACTGTAGATGGCCAATGATCCAGATACACACGGTTCAGTGAAAATGGAAGTTACTGTGACAGCAGCTGGTGCTGTATACGCTTTTAAGGATATGGGCTGATAGAAACACTCATGTACTAACGTATGCAgagaatatttttgaagaaaatacaagaaactaaaaaaaaaaaagaaaggaagaaagaaatgaaaatacaagaaaCTGATAACTAGTTGATCctggggaggagctgggtggTCATGGACAAGAACATCACTTTCCTTAAACGATTCGTActgtttctcaaaatgaaaacaaaacttagaTTCAGGgctcattttaatgtttaaatattatgAAGTGTCTTTCCTACAATTGAATGGTAAAATGTTTTGAGCCAAATGCTATTAATTCAGAACCAGGTCTGACATTTCTAAAACAgtgaacatttatatataaagtatatacatttgaaagtatttttcaatCATATATAGTTATTCTAATGAACATATTAACATGAGAATCCCAAAtgggggaaaaatggaaataaattatgATCAAATCTCAGAGCTAtctgttggaagaaaaaaaaatagaaagttggTTATAACAGTAAAAAGGCTTCAGCTTAAAATAAGTAAGTGACCCATTTGGTTCATTTTCATAGatagttttatttggtttttagaaaaataatatacaataacTGGaacttcagttcttttaaatagttttaaattaaaagtacacAAGTGAGTAGAGGAGTGGACTCCCACAGGACAATACTGTTTAGTAAAGTAGCAGACAGGAATTTCTGCAGCAAGTCATTTCTAGGAACCACAGGAACTGAGCAAGTCAGCTTCCCCACCTTGGACAACACAGGAGTGAGGGGTTTCCTCTTGCTTCTTTAGTTTGACTTTGAGAATGATTTACATAATTGCCTATGCTACCCACTACAGCTTTGAGTAAAAACATCTGaatggagggaagcaggccctctaaGGCCTGTGCGAACAAGCTGGCTTTGGTCAAACCAGAGCTTGCCTTTCAGTTGGGTTTGGTTTCAGTTGGATTTAGATGCGTTATGATTACTTGTCAGTCACAGCTCAACTGGTAGCAGACGTAACAAAACTCAAGGCTTGGAGTATTTGTTAATGCCATTTATTTTGGATTTGGCCCCTGCTTTCTCCTGGACATTCTTCTTAATGAGTTCACAGTATCCAACAGTGTTTGTGAAAGCTACTTCGCTCTGGCAGCCATCTGACTTCCAGAGTTTTGAGAAGGGGGCAGTAGGAGTTGCCTTAGTTTTGTTTGGCCCCTATATACCCCACGCCAGCTACTATGTGCCGCAGTAACTCCAGGCCTGCTTCCCTTAGGAGCACGGATCTACTGTCCACTGGTTCTGGGACTTTTCAAGGAATCACAGCCTCATCAGCGCGCCAGCCAGAGGCCAGTCTGTCGTGGGGTTTCCTGAGGAGCGTAAATGGAACCGGACTGTCGAGTGGACACTGGCAGCCACTTTCCCCGCTGCTGCTCGCAGCTGCTAAATAAGGAAAGTGACGAGGCCAGCGTCACCGCAGTGTCAAACACTCGTCGGATCGGGACAGGTGAAAGGAAGGGACAAATTAGTAGCAGAGCTGGAGGCTGAATTAGGAATGAGAGGAAAGAGTTCGGTATTTTGTTCTCTGCTCATCTATTTCCTGCTTAGTTTTCTTGATGCAACTAAAGATCTGCTTAAAGAGCGCTTTGTACTCCGGAGGGGCCGTGGTGGTGGGGGAACTGACGCGCTCTGGGGTGGCAGAGGCCGGCTCCCAGCTGCTGGCGCCGGGCTCGGGCTGGGCGTTGGTCCCGGCCAGGTCTCTGGCCAGAGCCCTGGAGGTCTGCACCGCCTTGTGGGACAGGGAGTCCTCCTCCTGCTGGCACTTCTTCAGCAGCTCGTCGTACTTCACCTTCAGGGCGCTGTACTGAGTGTCCACCTCGTGCAGAAGGGAGATGCCCCTCTGCTTCACGGCCCTGGCCCTCCGAATGCAGGTCTCCTCGTGGCCCCGCACGATGTCCCCGCCCGCCAGGCTGCTGAGCACCGTCTCACTGCTGCTGCGCTTGAGGGGCTTTCTGTGTGCCTCTGGCCCAGGCAGGAGCATCTCCTCCAGCAGGCTCTGGCCGTGTTCTCTGAGAGGGATGAACAGAGAGTCTGGCACCAGCTTCTCGACTCCATTCACAAAAGGATGCTCCGACTGCAGCATCTGCCGCATCTCGGCCACCTCGGCCTCCAGTTCCAGGGCCCGCGCTCGGTAGGCGTCCGCGGCGCCCAGCTGCTGTTCCAGCTCGCTGTTCTCCTTGAGCACGAGCCCGTACTCCTCCTCCACGGCCGCCCGCTTCTGCCGCTCCACGCTCAGCTGGGCCTGCAGCATCGTCACTGCTTTCTTCAaatgctcattttcttcttcGTCAGGGCTTTGCTGGCTTTGCAAGGAAGTGATCTTCTCGGCAAACACGTGGTCATACACAAAGTGTCTGagagaaaaatgttgaaagaatgtATTACCAAAAAAAGGTGTATATGTTACACAGGTTAACTGGGAATGAAAAGAGGgagattaattttttctttcaactcaGTATTTTTGAGGAACTGTGACAGTGATcaattttttgccttttctgcaCAAGAGCAGTGGTTAAAATGTAACTGTGCAAGGCTAGCAAATAAACACAtgtaagaaaacacaattttgtgactcttttttttaaccattgaaAGTActacagagggacacctgggtggctcagtgggttaagcgtctgccttcagctcaggtcatgatcccagggtcctgggatggagccccgcctcgggctctctgctcagcggggagcctacttctttcCTGCCTGctgcgccccctgcttgtgctctctgacaaataagtaaaatctttaaaaataaataaatattagaaggaCTACAGAACACCCATTCTCAAAGACCAGAGGTATGACTGATACCTGTCAAGGAAACTAGAAtgacccagtggttctcaaccttgccCGCACACCAGAATCACCAGAGCAACTTTTCAGCGGCACCTAGAGATCCTGATTTAGGCCTGAGGGACTCATTGGTATTGCTGTTTGAAAAAGTCCAAAGTGACTTGATGAACTGTCAAGGTCGAGAGCCAGAAGCCAGTAGCTCTCCTGTGCAGAGTTGTTGGTAATTTTAACTGTGTTTATTTGTGTGATGATCTGTGTCTGCCTCTCACGGAGACTGGAAgtatgagggcagggactgtatTTTGCTCGCTGCCCCTCCTGTCTGGCACAGCACGTGCCATATACCAGGTGTTCAAGGAGCAGTTCTTAAATATGCCGTCTCTTAACTCTACATTATAAAGGCATTTCTGTAGGCAAAAAGCTGGTCTCAATgaaatttccaattttttccaCTCTATGAAACACAACTCCCAAACCTGTAGTCTCTCAGAAGCACTGCACCTTAGTTTAGCTAAGAGTTAACAGGAAAAGCACTGACATGAATACTCCCAAGACCGCCAAAAATAAGTTTTTGCGGAATTACTAATACCTAAGAACTCTACCAGCTGTAGGTCTAAGTGGCTTTGCTCAAACCACTTGTAGTCTAATTGccaagtggcatttttttttttttaaagatcttacttatttatttgacagacagagatcacaagtaggcagagaggcaggcagagaggaaggaaagcaggctccctgctgagcagaaagcccgatgtggggctccatcccaggaccctgggaccatgtcccgagccgaaggcagaggcttaacccactgagccacccaggcgcccctcaagtggCATTTCTTAAAAGGGTCCTTTCAATCTACTGAAGTCCAGGATGTGTTGCGGACACAAGATACTCCCCTGCTCATCAGTGCCATAAAAGGGCAGGCTCTTACTGGCGGAGGTCGTACAGCTCTTTCAGACACGAGAAGCTGGGTGCCGATTTCTGGTCACACTTCCCCTGGCTCCTTCTCCCTTGGCCAGATGACTTCAACTCCTCCACTTGGCTCTGGAGGTGATCAATGTTGTTTTGTAGGCATTCGATTGTTTCGGTCAGACTGTGAGGAACAGACAGAAGCCATTTGCTGCTTGTCATGTTAAATTAAGGGCATAAGCAGTGAGGAGAGATTAGTTGCCAGCCATTCAAACTGGGCTTTCTTAATTGGAAAAGACTTCTATTTAATCTCTACTCTCcataaagaattaaattaaacCATACCCCATATTGACCGAAACCCTCTACAGCCACATTCTATTCTAGTTTATACTAAATGACTTTCCCCAGGGCTTCCTCAATGGGTTCTAGAAAATTTACCTCAGAATCTTTTGCTGTGAGGCCTTGCTGTCAGCAACTAgcttttgatttgtttcttccAGTTCCCTTGCTGTGACATCTAATTGCTCATAAACCTTTGCATGCTGTTCGTTCATCTGCCGTAGAAGCTCCACCTGCTTGGTCAGATACTGTAAGAGAAAAGGATTGCGACCAGGTTATACATTAAACAGACAAAATACCTACAGTGCTCTAATACGGACTCTTTGATTCTCCGACACCAACTGGGTATCCTACAATTAAATTCTGATACTACCGGCCTGCAGTCACCCCACTAGAAGGGCTCGTTAGAAGGGCTCGGTCCCATGTCACTGTCCCACCACAGACACCAGGTGCAAGACCCAGAAGTCACCTGCACTTCTGACCAATCAGCTGCAAAACTGAAGGTCCCCACAATCTCCCCTCAAGTTCAATAATTCACTGCATTAACTTATAGAACTCATGAAATCACTTTATTTACACTGACTGCTTTATTAAAAAGGTTAACTACATGGAAGAGAGGCACAGGGCCAAGGACAGGCGCGGAGAGGCGCACTGAGCCTCCAGGTCCTCTCCAGACGCACCACCCTTCCAGCACATCCGTGAGCTGGATTGTTTCAGGGGTTACTGAAGCTTCACTGCATAGGCACGTGTGACTAAAGTCAATCTCCAGccccagtccccccaccccagaggctAGGGGTTGGACTGATGGTCTAATCCTCTAATAACATGGTTGTGTTCCTTCTGGCAACCAATTGCCATCCTATCACTTAGGGAATTCCAAGtgttttagaagctctgtgccaggagctaGAGATGAAGATCAAATACATGATTTTCATTATGCCACAATGCCACAATGCCACAGGTTTATCTTatgtaaagaaaaactttaaatccCAGTTAAAGTACTTGTCTAATAGGAAATAAGTACAGGCCATCCTTTACATgtttacttacctttttttttttttttaaagattttatttatttatttgacagagagagagatcacaagtaggcagagaggcaggcagagagagagagagagaagcaggctccccgctgagcaaagagcctgatgcggggcttgatcccaggacccttgagatcatgacctgagccgaaggcagtggcttaatccactgagccacccaggtcccccacatGTTTACTTACCTTAATGCTTACCAACATCCAACGTATCATGAGGCTAGTCTACTCTTACAAAGCACAATACATGCATAAAACTAATACTcaacaagaaaatctaaagaGACTGACAATCCCTCAAGAGAAAAAGCAATGGAACATGATTAATGCTTAAGCAAAAATATCATGTTTTACAGAATTAAGAAAGCCTGAAGTAGAGAATTTTAGGGGACTTTTTGTCtgcggaaaaaaaaaatccaattttttttctcccagggaGCCATTCTGGAcccaaaaatggggaaaataacattaatttaagCAGAAAGAGATATTTAGCTTACTATGATTCaaagattcttatttttaatattgtgagAGTGTTATCACTATAATCCTCCTTATCCATGAGAAATATGCCAGATTATTTATTCTGATAATGCTAAGATTCCTTTCTAAATTGCCAAGGATAAAGGGAAATAATCACAGTCTTCATGCTTCAGTGTTAAATTACATTGATTCCCTCTCCTACTCAACTCTACCAGAAGACAATGAAACACagtatttatttcaaatgaaatattcataatatttctCTGGAGCACGactataaagaggaaaaaaatataggtTCGAAGCATCACCAATGATCAAATGGCAACAGAACAATGACATGGCTTTAAATTCATTctttccatccacccatccatccataaATCCATCCAGGCTTtatgcccagagtggagcctaatgtggggtttgaactcacaaccctaagatcaagacctcaAAAGTTAGACATTAAACTGACTGACCCAACCAGGTGCCCGAAGacatggcttttatttatttatttataaagattatttattttatttatttgacggagagagagagagacagtgagagcaggaacacaagcagggggagtgggagagggagaagcaggcttcccgctgagcagggagcctgatgtggggctcgatcccagcatcctgggatcacgaccagagccaaagacagacgcctaacaactgagccacccagatgccccaacatgacttttattttttaaagattgatttatttgagagagcgcgcgCACGCACGTGAACACAGGGGAGTGCTCGAGGGAGAGagggtcttaagcagactctgtgctgaaggTGGAtcccaatctcatgaccctgaaatcatgacccgagcccaaaccaagagtcagacacttaacagactgggccacccagctgccccaagaaaagtgtttttaaagtcatgtcttgggtacctgggtggcccagtccattaagtatctgacccttggtttcagctcaggtcatcacctcagggtcatgagactgggccctgcactgggctccatgctcagcagagtctgcttgggattcacttttctctgtccttcccacttgctctctctaataaatcttaaaaacaacaacaacatcttTCTTGGAGCTTTTTATACAACTATACCATTGAttcttgaacaatgtggggttAAGGGCACCAGCTCCCACAGAGTGAAAATCCTTGTAGAACTTTTGACTCCTCCAAGACTTTAATAGCCTACTACTGACTGGAAATCgataacataaatagttgattaacacattttatatatttatatgaactAGATaccatattcttataataaagtaagctagagaaaagaaaatgttaagaaaatcatgaagagggacacctgggtggtttagttggttaagtgtctgcctttggctcaggtcattatcccaggctcctgggatcaagctgcccccaacccccttaaggctccttgctcagtggggagtctgcttctccctctcccactgcccgtCTCCCTGCTactgctcgcttgctctctcttacacaataaatcttttaaaaaaaatcatgaggaagacaaaatacatttacactactgttcttcccaccccccacctttttaaattACCATACTAAGTAGTATTTGTCCCAGGGggataggtctgtgaatcatcagtcttacacaattcacagcactcaccatagcacataccctgcccagtgtccataacccagccaccctatacCTACCTCTCACCCCCCAGTaacccccctcagtttgttttgtgagattaagaggaatttgagaggcagggtggggggggaatcgttgggggttgggagagaaaaaaatgaaataagatgggatcaggagggagacaaaccataagagactcttacatTACTGTTctatatcaggaaaaaaaaaaatccttgtgtaagtggacccacacagttcaaacctgcgttgtcaagggtcaactgtacaacTGTATTTGCAAAGCTAATAGACTTCCTTCAAAGACTGTGCTAAATGATTTTCAGTGGGCTCTTTAAAAGACAATGTAGCAAAACCTTATAGgaccttttaaaataatctagttATCTAACTTGGTAGCAACGTGTTGAGAAAACACAACTCTCATTGTGTTTGAGAACTCTCAATGTGTTGAGAAAACTTCAACTCTCTCATCTGAAACTCTTGGGGCCAAAAAGGtctttggaaaattctttaaattttagaaagacaaCATGGCACATACACCATACACTTTAAAACATCCTCACAGTGAGGTAAGGGCAGCACCCTGTAACTGACATTAATATTTCTGCACTGAAAAGTATGAATAAGGATTATAAACAGTCTCACATCATCAGTTCAGGTTAGGGTTTGCTGCTAAATGAATTTGCTGCAAGCTTAAGAAAAAAGTAATCTTGTTTTACAGAGCCTTTTGGGTTCAGAATTGAAAATAAGGGGTTGTGGTTCAATGACTAACCTATCTTATAAGACTTAAAGTATTAAATACGGGAAGTGAGCACACACCGACCACAGTTCCTGTAAAAGCTTGTGCGTGTGTGTTCTTCTCCCTCAGTACCCACCAGCTTCTCCTAGGAGGAGGTCCTTAATCCTGTCCTCTGGTTAGCAATGTCATAGCAGATTCCTGTCACTAATGGGAAGGTGTTCAATCTCTTAGGAACAAAGGTTTAGAGTACAGGGATACATACAATAAGTTCAGAAATCTCACAAGCTACTTACTTTTATATCAAGTATAGGTCTCAAGTATTCCTTGGAACTGATTCACAACAATTGAAAAAAGGCTAACGCATAGACCAGACACTAATTATTAATTTACGACAGGAGCTGTCTCTGCCCAGTGATTAGAATAGTCCCATCCTCTAAGGACACATCCACCTCGCAGAGTGCAGATGCGAGATCAGTTCCCACAGAAAACTGTTGGTGGGCAGAGGATCAGAGAAAAGGGCCCGGTGGGAGGCAGCAATAGCTAAGCGCATAGGCTCTGGGGTGAGAATTTGGTTTGAAGTTCTGCTTCACCACTTCTAACCAGGTAACCTTTGGCAAGtagcttcatttttctcatgcAAGATTTCCTCATCATCTACCGCACAAGGGTTGCTGTAAGGTTCAACTGTGTGAAGGGTTCAGCATGGCGTGGGCATATGGTAAAACTGTTCAGTGAGACGCAGCTGTTGTCATCTTACCTATAGTTACGGTTTGAAAACAGTGTGCTAAGATTCATTTGGGGGCTTTATTAAGCTATAGGAATTTGGGCCCCTTTCCCCTAAAATTCTGAGTCAGTGGGACTGGAACAGAGCCAACACTCTGCATTTTCAGCAAAAACCCCAAGTGATGTCAGTACAAGTGGTCCACGGATCACACTTATTAGAGAAATGCTGATCTTGGACCTGGAAAATCCTGGGtgtctccccttccccaaacTAATGCCTCTTTCTCTTGGGTCCAGGAGGCATCAGCATTCACTTGGATCAATAATGATTCTTAAGCTTAATGTTTACTCTTTCCCTCCTTAGGGCTTAGTTTGGCTGTAGCTCTTCACTAAGATGAAGCGATGTTACAAATACCCCGGCAGCTTTCTTCACAAGCGTCACTTCGTACGTTCCTAGTCACACATCCCTGCATTAACACACTAGCTGTCTTGACCTTGTGTGCGGCTTCCTCAGTCTACCTAAGTATGGACTCTTTACAGATGGCTAATTTTAATCTACTAAAAAACTAAAGTTTTTAGAACTATTATGGATAATTCCAAACacataaatggggaaaaaatggtttAACGGACCCTCATGTATCCATCGTCCAGTTTCAACAATTATCAATCTTGTTGCATCTctacttttcttctctcctcataTCGAGTCATTTTAAAGCAAAACCAAGACATCTTAAGtcaaatatacatattcatatatttctgAGAAAAGACTTTTCATTTTAACTATGTTCTAATCATACCTAAAAGAACCCCAATAATGCCTTACTATCATCTACTTGTGTTTcagagaaaattaatattttcccacCTGTCTCTTAGGTGGCTCTTCTAGCGTCACAAGGCAGCTATTAAGTCATCCTTATTTTACACTCGGTGTACCTTTATCGTAAAACTGTGGAGTTGCCTCACTCTAAGCAAGCCCCCCTTCCTTTCGAGCATGTTTTTCCCGGCTGGCTCCATCTAACCAGCAGTTCTCAACCTGCGGTCCACAGACAGAACTGAGAGCATCTATGAATTTGGATGAGGGAGAAGTtacatcttcatttttctctggtttctgaCATTTAGCACTTCCTTTGATTTTGAATGGAGGCAACAAGCCATCAATAGTATAATGGGGTACCTAGGACTTCATCGCCAACAGAAATCACAggttattttcatataatttgagAGTGGTGGCAGAAATCTTGATGTATTGGTTACATTCATCACTATTCGACATTAGTTTTTAGACTGACAATTAGATCTgggtatttaatatattaataacaaaacACATTACCATATCACAcacttattttttcaatattttgataGGCATTTCAATATAGCAGATTCCCTTTTATTCTACGTATTTTAAGGCAATTATCACAGACCTCACTAGGCAACCAAAGGGATCTATGACAGAAAAATGGTTAAGAACTCTGACTGTCCTTTAGGCCTCTGTTCAAGTGTAAACTCTTCCAAAACCTTTCCAGACCACCCAAgcagcatccccccccccccaaggcacCTTATTCATTTCCTTCAAAACAGTTAGCACAATAAACCACCAAACGCTTACCTGTCAGTGTCCAGTCTTTCTAACCctccttgaaaaagaaagcctcttTTCTCTTTAGTACATTTAGCACAATTCCTAACACATAGTAGGGATTCAAAAAAATATTGGCTAAatggcagtttctttcttttaagtaggttccacccccaatgtggggcttgaacgcatgaccctgagattaacaGTCGCatactctaccgactgagccagccaagtgccccaaaatGGCAATTTCTACACCTCTTTTCACAACAGCTTATCACACTCTCTACCACAACTAAGACGGCTGAAATATTCAGACTTAATTGAAAGATTCTAAGAAGGGCTTTGGTTATAAGACTCTTGGGAAAATGTCCTAATAGTCACAAATTCCCTCCCCTCTTGCCCCAGTTATAGACTTCTCTGTATTTATTCCCATGGCACAGATACTTCCCAGTAATCTGAAAGACATTATAACTCCCACCAGCTATTATGTGGACCCCAAACTGTTGCccccttttattatttaaatttttttaaaaaagattttatttatttatttgatagagacagagaacaagcaggcagagtggcagtcagagagaaagtgagaagcaggccccccactgagcagggagcccaatgcgggactcgatctcaggactctcgGATCATGACGTAAGccaaagacaggcacttaaccaactgagctatccaggcgccccactgttcttatttatttat encodes:
- the CDR2 gene encoding cerebellar degeneration-related protein 2; protein product: MLAENLVEEFEMKEDEPWYDHQDLQQDLQLAAELGKTLLDRNTELEDSLQQMYTTNQEQLQEIEYLTKQVELLRQMNEQHAKVYEQLDVTARELEETNQKLVADSKASQQKILSLTETIECLQNNIDHLQSQVEELKSSGQGRRSQGKCDQKSAPSFSCLKELYDLRQHFVYDHVFAEKITSLQSQQSPDEEENEHLKKAVTMLQAQLSVERQKRAAVEEEYGLVLKENSELEQQLGAADAYRARALELEAEVAEMRQMLQSEHPFVNGVEKLVPDSLFIPLREHGQSLLEEMLLPGPEAHRKPLKRSSSETVLSSLAGGDIVRGHEETCIRRARAVKQRGISLLHEVDTQYSALKVKYDELLKKCQQEEDSLSHKAVQTSRALARDLAGTNAQPEPGASSWEPASATPERVSSPTTTAPPEYKALFKQIFSCIKKTKQEIDEQRTKYRTLSSHS